The following are encoded together in the Pseudomonas sp. IB20 genome:
- the sigX gene encoding RNA polymerase sigma factor SigX produces the protein MNKAQTLSTRYDPRELSDEELVARAHTELFHVTRAYEELMRRYQRTLFNVCSRYLGNDRDADDVCQEVMLKVLYGLKNFEGKSKFKTWLYSITYNECITQYRKERRKRRLMDALSLDPLEEASEEKAPTPEEKGGLDRWLVHVNPIDREILVLRFVAELEFQEIADIMRMGLSATKMRYKRALDKLREKFAGETET, from the coding sequence TTGAATAAAGCCCAAACGCTGTCCACGCGCTATGACCCCCGTGAGCTCTCTGATGAGGAGTTGGTCGCGCGCGCGCACACGGAGCTGTTTCACGTAACACGCGCGTACGAAGAATTGATGCGCAGATATCAACGCACTCTGTTCAACGTTTGTTCAAGGTATTTAGGGAACGATAGAGATGCGGATGATGTCTGTCAGGAAGTGATGCTCAAGGTGCTGTACGGCCTGAAGAACTTCGAGGGCAAATCGAAGTTCAAAACATGGCTCTATAGCATCACGTACAACGAGTGCATCACGCAGTATCGTAAGGAACGGCGAAAGCGTCGCTTGATGGACGCTTTGAGTCTGGACCCCCTTGAGGAAGCGTCTGAAGAAAAGGCGCCGACACCCGAGGAAAAGGGCGGACTTGATCGCTGGTTGGTGCATGTGAATCCGATTGACCGTGAAATTCTAGTGCTACGATTCGTCGCAGAGCTGGAGTTTCAGGAAATTGCTGACATCATGCGCATGGGTTTGAGTGCTACAAAAATGCGTTACAAACGTGCTCTTGATAAATTACGTGAGAAATTTGCGGGCGAGACTGAAACTTAG
- a CDS encoding mechanosensitive ion channel family protein — MELDLWTQSLVTAMTALWTKVANFIPNLFGALVLVLLGFVVAKLLDTLLSKLLAKLGLDRLMAGTGLTKLLGRAGLQVPISTLIGKIVYWFVLLIFLVSAAQSLGLERVSATLDMLALYLPKVFGGALVLLVGVLLAQLANGLVRGAAEGVGLDYAAGLGRIAQGLVIIISISVAISQLEVKTDLLNHVIVIVLITVGLAVALAMGLGSREIAGQILAGIYVRELYQVGQQVRVGEVEGQIEEIGTVKTTVLTDDGDLVSLSNRILLEQQVSSR; from the coding sequence ATGGAACTTGATCTCTGGACCCAGAGCCTGGTCACTGCGATGACCGCATTGTGGACCAAGGTGGCGAATTTCATTCCAAACCTGTTTGGTGCTCTAGTCTTGGTATTGCTGGGCTTTGTCGTGGCCAAGTTGCTCGACACCCTGCTGTCCAAATTACTCGCCAAACTCGGTCTGGACCGCTTGATGGCAGGCACCGGCCTGACCAAGTTGTTGGGCCGTGCCGGGTTGCAAGTGCCGATCTCGACCCTGATCGGGAAGATCGTCTACTGGTTCGTTCTACTTATTTTTCTGGTTTCTGCGGCTCAGTCCCTTGGACTTGAGCGAGTTTCAGCTACGCTCGATATGCTGGCGCTGTATTTGCCGAAAGTGTTCGGCGGCGCGCTGGTGTTGCTGGTAGGCGTTTTACTGGCGCAATTAGCCAATGGGCTGGTGCGCGGGGCGGCTGAAGGCGTGGGTCTGGACTATGCTGCGGGCCTGGGGCGAATCGCCCAGGGGCTGGTGATCATCATCAGTATTTCCGTCGCGATCAGCCAGTTGGAGGTCAAAACTGACCTGCTCAACCACGTGATTGTGATTGTTTTGATTACCGTTGGTCTGGCCGTTGCGTTGGCCATGGGGTTGGGAAGCCGGGAAATTGCCGGTCAGATTCTTGCGGGAATCTATGTGCGTGAGCTGTATCAGGTTGGGCAACAGGTGCGTGTGGGCGAGGTCGAAGGGCAAATCGAAGAGATCGGTACCGTGAAGACAACGGTGCTGACCGATGACGGTGACCTGGTGTCACTGTCCAACCGGATTCTCCTCGAGCAGCAGGTCAGTAGCCGCTAA
- a CDS encoding zinc transporter ZntB, with translation MFEEENAQWGLVHALVLDGKGGARSIARTELDDLQLQPQESLWLHWDRSHPQTQTWLRKSSGLSEFACDLLLEENTRPRLLPLPDAQLLLFLRGVNLNPGAEPEDMVSVRIFAAASRVISLRLRPLRATDELLVQLADGKGPKTASELILYMAQYLTNKVQDLVTDLSEIVDFEEEKIDTDERYTPEHGSVLQIRRRAAGLKRFLAPQRDIFAQLTRIKLPWFCDDDADYWNELHNSLTRYLEELELARERVGLVLEAEDRRLSVRMNRTMYRFGIITGIFLPMSFLTGLLGINVGGIPFSASPYGFVIACLMMVAVALGQWWLFRRLRWV, from the coding sequence ATGTTCGAGGAAGAAAACGCGCAATGGGGGCTGGTGCATGCCCTGGTGCTGGACGGTAAAGGCGGTGCGCGTTCGATTGCCCGGACTGAGCTCGACGACTTGCAACTGCAGCCCCAGGAAAGCCTGTGGCTGCATTGGGATCGCAGCCATCCTCAGACCCAGACCTGGCTGCGCAAATCCAGTGGCTTGAGTGAATTCGCTTGCGACTTGCTGCTGGAGGAAAACACCCGCCCGCGCCTGTTGCCGCTGCCGGATGCGCAATTGCTGCTGTTTTTGCGTGGGGTCAACCTCAACCCGGGCGCCGAGCCCGAAGACATGGTTTCGGTGCGTATCTTTGCTGCGGCCAGTCGCGTGATTTCTCTGCGCTTGCGCCCGCTGCGCGCCACTGATGAGCTGCTGGTGCAACTGGCAGACGGCAAGGGGCCAAAAACCGCGTCGGAACTCATCCTTTATATGGCGCAGTACCTGACCAACAAAGTGCAGGATCTGGTCACTGATTTATCCGAAATCGTCGATTTTGAGGAAGAAAAAATTGATACCGACGAACGGTATACTCCGGAGCATGGCAGCGTTTTGCAGATCCGTCGGCGAGCGGCGGGCCTCAAGCGTTTCCTGGCGCCACAGCGGGATATTTTTGCCCAACTGACGCGGATCAAATTGCCGTGGTTCTGTGACGACGATGCCGACTATTGGAATGAATTACACAACAGCCTGACCCGCTACCTGGAAGAGCTCGAATTGGCTCGGGAGCGCGTGGGGCTTGTACTTGAGGCCGAAGACCGGCGCTTGAGCGTGCGCATGAATCGCACCATGTACCGCTTCGGGATCATCACTGGGATCTTCCTGCCGATGAGTTTTCTCACCGGTTTGCTGGGTATAAATGTGGGCGGTATTCCGTTCTCCGCCAGCCCGTATGGCTTCGTGATTGCGTGCCTGATGATGGTGGCCGTTGCGTTGGGGCAGTGGTGGTTATTTCGACGATTGCGCTGGGTTTGA
- the rraA gene encoding ribonuclease E activity regulator RraA, with protein sequence MNHYVTPDLCDAYPDLVQVLEPMFSNFGGRDSFGGEIVTIKCFEDNSLVKEQADQPGAGKVLVVDGGGSLRRALLGDMIAEKAAKNGWEGLVIYGCIRDVDVIAQTDLGVQALATHPMKTDKRGIGDLNVVVTFAGVTFRPGEYIYADNNGVIVSPSPLKMPE encoded by the coding sequence ATGAACCATTACGTGACGCCCGACTTGTGCGACGCCTACCCCGATCTGGTGCAGGTGCTTGAGCCGATGTTCAGTAATTTCGGCGGCCGAGACTCCTTTGGCGGCGAAATCGTCACCATCAAATGCTTCGAGGACAACTCCCTGGTCAAGGAGCAGGCCGACCAGCCGGGCGCAGGCAAGGTGCTGGTGGTCGATGGCGGTGGTTCCCTGCGTCGCGCGTTGCTGGGCGACATGATCGCCGAGAAAGCCGCCAAAAACGGTTGGGAAGGGCTGGTGATCTACGGTTGCATCCGTGATGTCGATGTCATTGCCCAGACCGACCTGGGTGTGCAAGCGCTGGCGACGCACCCGATGAAAACCGACAAGCGCGGTATTGGTGATTTGAACGTGGTAGTGACCTTTGCCGGCGTGACTTTCCGCCCGGGTGAGTACATCTACGCCGACAATAATGGCGTGATCGTCTCGCCAAGCCCGCTGAAAATGCCTGAATAA
- a CDS encoding alpha/beta fold hydrolase gives MQSSSNLFPVALISAERRGDLSEDVYRLKPGNSPDGTVELAVTRLGLADVPENRGAPVILLHGSFSNRRFWYSPKGIGLGAYLARQGFDVWIPEMRGHGLSKRNKDYARNRVADYARYDLPAIGAFVREQSAQIPHWIGHSLGGTALAAALGGQHLGAPAVASVALFGCQVSRTHWPLKIPPVEWTSRLLLKRFGEVSGTRLKRGPEDEPAGVMIEAMRWNGLFGRFGDGKQDWWKGLADVDVPLLAVSAAGDRQDPDWACRKLFEQVGSEHRQYLCLGRQQGFSGDFGHVEMLVSKAAQAEVWPMVARWLKDPLTPLTGAHAEVLAGV, from the coding sequence ATGCAAAGCAGCAGCAACCTGTTTCCCGTCGCCCTGATCAGTGCTGAACGTCGCGGCGACCTGAGTGAAGATGTTTACCGCCTCAAACCCGGTAACAGCCCAGACGGCACCGTCGAGTTGGCCGTGACCCGTTTGGGCCTGGCCGATGTCCCGGAAAACCGGGGCGCGCCGGTCATTTTGTTGCACGGCAGTTTTTCCAATCGGCGTTTCTGGTACTCGCCCAAAGGCATCGGCCTGGGCGCTTACCTGGCGCGCCAGGGGTTTGATGTGTGGATCCCGGAAATGCGCGGGCATGGTCTTTCCAAGCGTAACAAGGACTACGCCAGAAATCGTGTCGCCGACTACGCGCGTTACGATTTACCGGCGATTGGTGCGTTTGTGCGTGAGCAAAGTGCGCAAATTCCGCATTGGATCGGGCATTCCCTGGGCGGCACCGCCTTGGCGGCGGCCCTCGGTGGTCAACACCTTGGCGCGCCGGCAGTGGCCTCGGTGGCGTTGTTTGGCTGCCAGGTCAGCCGTACCCATTGGCCGTTGAAAATTCCACCGGTGGAGTGGACCAGCCGTTTGCTCTTGAAACGCTTTGGCGAAGTGTCGGGCACGCGGCTTAAGCGCGGTCCCGAGGACGAGCCGGCGGGCGTGATGATTGAAGCCATGCGCTGGAATGGCCTGTTCGGTCGCTTTGGCGATGGAAAGCAAGATTGGTGGAAAGGCCTGGCCGACGTCGACGTGCCGCTGTTGGCGGTGAGCGCGGCGGGCGACCGGCAGGATCCGGATTGGGCGTGCCGCAAGTTGTTTGAGCAGGTCGGTTCCGAGCATCGCCAATACCTGTGCCTGGGGCGCCAGCAGGGCTTTAGCGGTGATTTCGGGCATGTCGAGATGCTGGTCAGCAAAGCCGCCCAAGCTGAGGTGTGGCCGATGGTGGCGCGATGGTTGAAAGATCCGCTGACACCTTTAACCGGGGCACACGCCGAAGTACTTGCAGGGGTTTGA
- the ppsA gene encoding phosphoenolpyruvate synthase, protein MVEYVVSLDKLGVHDVEHVGGKNASLGEMISNLAGAGVSVPGGFATTAQAYRDFLELSGLNAQIHAALDALDVDDVNALAKTGAQIRKWIMDAEFPEKLNEEIRTAFATLSAGNPDMAVAVRSSATAEDLPDASFAGQQETFLNIRGVENVIRAAKEVFASLFNDRAISYRVHQGFDHKLVALSAGVQRMVRSETGTAGVMFTLDTESGFRDVVFITGAYGLGETVVQGAVNPDEFYVHKHTLEAGRPAILRRNLGSKAIKMIYGDEAKAGRSVKTVEVDKAERARFCLTDAEVSELAKQAMIIEKHYKCPMDIEWAKDGDDGKLYIVQARPETVKSRTSANVMERYLLKETGTVLVEGRAIGQRIGAGKVRIIKDVSEMDKVQPGDVLVSDMTDPDWEPVMKRASAIVTNRGGRTCHAAIIARELGIPAVVGCGNATQLLKDGQGVTVSCAEGDTGFIFEGELGFDIKQNSIDAMPDLPFKIMMNVGNPDRAFDFAQLPNAGVGLARLEFIINRMIGVHPKALLNYDGLPPDIKESVDKRIAGYNDPVGFYVEKLVEGISTLAAAFYPKKVIVRLSDFKSNEYANLIGGKLYEPEEENPMLGFRGASRYISEAFRDCFELECRALKRVRNEMGLTNVEIMVPFVRTLGEASQVVDLLAENGLSRGENGLRVIMMCELPSNAILAEEFLEFFDGFSIGSNDLTQLTLGLDRDSGIIAHLFDERNPAVKKLLANAIQACNKAGKYIGICGQGPSDHPDLAKWLMEQGIESVSLNPDSVLETWFFLAEGQASA, encoded by the coding sequence TTGGTAGAGTACGTAGTTTCCCTCGATAAGCTCGGCGTCCATGATGTAGAGCATGTGGGGGGCAAGAACGCATCCCTCGGCGAGATGATCAGTAATCTTGCAGGCGCTGGTGTCTCGGTGCCTGGTGGTTTCGCCACCACGGCTCAGGCTTACCGCGATTTCCTCGAACTCAGCGGCCTCAATGCTCAGATCCACGCCGCGCTGGACGCCCTGGACGTCGATGACGTCAATGCCCTGGCCAAGACCGGTGCCCAGATCCGTAAATGGATCATGGACGCCGAGTTCCCCGAGAAGCTCAACGAAGAAATCCGCACCGCCTTCGCCACGCTGTCGGCCGGTAACCCGGACATGGCCGTCGCCGTGCGCTCCTCGGCCACAGCCGAAGACTTGCCGGACGCCTCTTTTGCCGGCCAGCAAGAAACCTTCCTGAATATCCGTGGCGTCGAAAACGTAATCCGCGCCGCCAAGGAAGTGTTTGCCTCGCTGTTCAACGACCGCGCCATTTCCTACCGCGTACACCAAGGTTTCGACCACAAACTGGTGGCTTTGTCTGCCGGCGTGCAGCGCATGGTGCGTTCGGAAACCGGCACCGCCGGCGTGATGTTCACCCTGGACACCGAATCGGGCTTCCGTGACGTGGTATTCATCACCGGCGCCTACGGCCTGGGCGAAACCGTCGTACAAGGCGCGGTCAACCCGGACGAATTCTACGTCCATAAACACACCCTTGAGGCTGGCCGCCCGGCCATCCTGCGCCGCAACCTGGGCAGCAAAGCCATCAAGATGATCTACGGCGACGAGGCCAAGGCCGGTCGCTCGGTTAAAACCGTTGAAGTCGACAAGGCCGAGCGCGCGCGTTTCTGCCTGACTGACGCTGAAGTCAGCGAATTGGCCAAACAAGCGATGATCATCGAAAAGCACTACAAGTGCCCGATGGACATCGAGTGGGCCAAGGACGGTGACGACGGCAAGCTGTACATCGTGCAGGCGCGGCCTGAAACCGTGAAAAGCCGCACCTCGGCCAATGTCATGGAACGTTACTTATTGAAAGAAACCGGCACCGTGCTGGTGGAAGGCCGTGCCATCGGCCAGCGCATCGGCGCCGGCAAGGTGCGGATCATCAAGGACGTGTCCGAAATGGACAAAGTCCAGCCAGGCGACGTGCTGGTCTCCGACATGACCGACCCGGACTGGGAACCCGTGATGAAACGCGCCAGCGCCATCGTCACCAACCGTGGCGGGCGTACGTGTCACGCGGCGATCATCGCCCGTGAGCTGGGCATTCCGGCGGTCGTCGGTTGCGGCAATGCCACCCAGCTGTTGAAAGATGGCCAGGGCGTGACGGTATCCTGCGCTGAAGGCGACACCGGTTTCATCTTTGAGGGTGAACTGGGCTTCGACATCAAGCAAAACTCCATCGATGCCATGCCTGACCTGCCGTTCAAGATCATGATGAACGTCGGTAACCCGGACCGTGCCTTCGATTTCGCGCAGTTGCCGAACGCTGGTGTGGGCCTGGCCCGTCTGGAGTTCATCATCAACCGCATGATCGGCGTGCACCCCAAGGCCCTGCTGAACTACGACGGCCTGCCGCCGGACATCAAGGAAAGCGTCGACAAGCGCATCGCCGGTTACAACGACCCGGTGGGCTTCTACGTCGAGAAACTGGTGGAAGGCATCAGTACCCTGGCGGCGGCGTTCTACCCGAAAAAGGTCATCGTGCGCCTGTCGGACTTTAAGTCCAACGAATACGCTAACCTGATCGGCGGCAAGCTTTACGAGCCGGAAGAAGAAAACCCGATGCTGGGCTTCCGGGGCGCCTCGCGTTACATCAGCGAAGCCTTCCGCGATTGCTTCGAGCTTGAGTGCCGTGCCCTCAAACGCGTGCGCAATGAAATGGGCCTGACCAACGTCGAAATCATGGTGCCGTTCGTACGCACCCTGGGCGAAGCGAGCCAGGTGGTCGACCTGTTGGCGGAAAACGGCCTGAGCCGTGGCGAAAACGGCCTGCGCGTAATCATGATGTGCGAACTGCCGTCCAACGCCATCCTGGCCGAGGAGTTCCTGGAATTCTTCGACGGCTTCTCCATCGGCTCCAACGACCTGACCCAGCTGACCCTGGGCCTGGACCGTGACTCAGGAATCATCGCCCACCTGTTTGATGAGCGTAACCCTGCGGTCAAGAAGCTGCTGGCCAACGCCATCCAGGCCTGTAACAAGGCCGGCAAGTACATCGGTATCTGCGGCCAAGGCCCTTCCGACCACCCTGACCTGGCCAAATGGCTGATGGAGCAGGGCATCGAAAGCGTCTCGCTGAACCCCGACTCCGTACTGGAAACCTGGTTCTTCCTCGCAGAAGGCCAAGCGTCCGCCTAA
- the ppsR gene encoding posphoenolpyruvate synthetase regulatory kinase/phosphorylase PpsR: protein MKRSAFFISDGTGITAETLGQSLLAQFENITFAKFTRPYIDNVDKARAMVQQINLAAEKDGFRPIIFDTIVNQDIREILATSNGFMIDIFSTFLAPLEQELSEHSSYSVGKSHSIGHNSNYMERIEAVNFALDNDDGARTHYYDKADLILVGVSRCGKTPTCLYMAMQFGIRAANYPLTEDDMEHLTLPAALRAHQHKLFGLTIDPDRLTAIRNERKPNSRYSSYAQCEFEVREVENLFRRENIAHINSTHFSVEEISAKILVEKGVERRFK from the coding sequence ATGAAACGATCTGCTTTCTTTATCTCCGACGGCACCGGCATCACAGCCGAAACATTGGGTCAGAGCCTGCTCGCACAGTTCGAAAACATTACCTTCGCCAAATTCACGCGGCCCTATATCGACAACGTGGATAAAGCGCGGGCCATGGTACAACAAATCAATCTGGCGGCTGAAAAAGACGGTTTTCGACCGATCATTTTCGACACCATCGTCAATCAAGACATCCGTGAGATCCTTGCAACCTCCAATGGTTTCATGATCGACATTTTCTCCACGTTCCTGGCGCCGCTGGAACAGGAGCTGAGTGAACACTCCTCCTATTCCGTAGGAAAGTCCCATTCCATAGGGCACAACTCCAACTATATGGAGCGTATCGAGGCGGTGAACTTCGCCCTCGACAATGATGACGGCGCCCGCACTCACTACTACGACAAAGCCGATTTGATCCTGGTGGGCGTGTCCCGCTGCGGCAAGACGCCGACGTGCCTGTACATGGCCATGCAGTTTGGCATTCGCGCGGCCAACTACCCGCTGACCGAGGACGACATGGAACACCTGACGCTGCCGGCCGCCCTGCGCGCGCACCAGCATAAGCTGTTCGGCCTGACCATCGACCCGGACCGCCTCACCGCCATCCGTAACGAGCGCAAGCCCAACAGCCGCTATTCGAGCTACGCCCAGTGCGAGTTCGAAGTACGCGAGGTGGAAAATCTGTTCCGTCGCGAGAATATTGCGCACATCAATTCCACGCATTTTTCGGTGGAAGAGATTTCGGCGAAGATTTTGGTGGAGAAAGGCGTGGAGCGGCGCTTCAAATAA
- a CDS encoding aminotransferase-like domain-containing protein — protein sequence MTVKTNIDMVSIMREGLSSGQGVKYKRLSDVMERGILEGLIEPGRKLPPHRVLSDNLGVTIGTISRAYGELERLGLVVARVGDGTFVRKRGMERQRDEGFRNVSEEPRHYFDMSRNMHIPGLETVFLAQSFQTLSTNTKFLQDISAYTPDAGLPRYREAGAQWLVQRDFHPIPEQVICVNGGQHGLLCAMMALLRAGDTVVTEQLTYPGLITAARMLGVRLIGLEMDDEGVLPGALDEVCRNHRVSALYCTPTIQNPTTAVLSVARREALVKVCREHNLLILEDEAHGVLVEDRPPPLSHFAPERTILISSLSKAVSAGLRVGYVHAPPALVSRISAALRSTCWMATPVTLELATQWIENGTAEYLLRQQISEISRRKILVQDLLAGLEYRTHLNSPHFWIEVPEPWRASEIEAELKQNNYLIATAEAFAVGQTAVPQFIRASICNTSGDDQLLRAGFDALATALGQGGDRFHL from the coding sequence ATGACTGTCAAAACAAATATTGACATGGTGTCAATTATGCGTGAGGGGTTGTCCAGCGGTCAGGGCGTGAAGTACAAGCGCCTGTCCGATGTGATGGAGCGGGGCATCCTCGAAGGCTTGATTGAACCCGGACGAAAACTGCCGCCCCACCGGGTGCTTTCCGACAATCTGGGTGTGACCATTGGCACCATCAGCCGCGCCTACGGTGAGTTGGAACGCCTGGGGTTGGTGGTGGCGCGGGTGGGTGACGGCACATTCGTGCGCAAGCGTGGGATGGAGCGCCAACGCGATGAAGGCTTTCGCAACGTCAGCGAGGAGCCACGCCATTACTTCGACATGAGCCGTAACATGCATATTCCTGGGCTGGAGACGGTGTTTCTGGCCCAGAGCTTCCAAACCTTGTCGACCAATACCAAGTTCCTCCAGGACATCAGCGCCTACACCCCGGATGCCGGGTTGCCGCGCTACCGTGAGGCTGGGGCGCAATGGCTGGTACAGCGTGATTTTCATCCGATTCCGGAGCAGGTTATCTGCGTCAATGGCGGCCAGCATGGCTTGCTCTGCGCGATGATGGCGTTGCTGCGGGCGGGCGATACGGTGGTGACCGAGCAGCTTACCTATCCTGGGCTGATCACGGCTGCGCGCATGCTCGGCGTGCGGCTGATCGGCCTGGAGATGGATGACGAAGGCGTGCTGCCGGGCGCGCTCGATGAAGTCTGTCGTAATCATCGGGTGTCGGCGTTGTACTGCACGCCTACCATCCAGAACCCGACCACGGCCGTATTGTCGGTCGCGCGCCGGGAAGCCCTGGTTAAAGTGTGCCGCGAGCACAACCTGCTGATTCTTGAGGATGAAGCCCACGGCGTATTGGTAGAAGACCGGCCGCCGCCCCTCAGCCATTTCGCGCCTGAGCGTACGATTTTGATCAGCAGCCTGAGCAAGGCAGTGTCCGCCGGCTTGCGGGTGGGCTATGTGCATGCGCCACCGGCGCTGGTCAGCCGCATTTCGGCGGCCTTGCGCTCGACCTGTTGGATGGCCACGCCGGTCACCCTGGAACTGGCGACCCAGTGGATCGAAAACGGCACGGCAGAGTACCTGCTACGCCAGCAGATCAGCGAAATCAGCCGCCGTAAAATCTTGGTGCAGGACCTGTTGGCGGGCCTGGAATACCGCACTCACCTTAATAGCCCGCACTTCTGGATTGAAGTACCGGAGCCTTGGCGCGCGTCGGAAATCGAGGCGGAGCTCAAGCAGAATAATTACCTGATCGCCACCGCCGAAGCGTTTGCCGTAGGGCAGACGGCAGTGCCGCAATTTATTCGGGCGAGTATCTGTAATACGTCGGGGGATGATCAGTTGTTGCGGGCGGGGTTTGATGCGCTGGCGACGGCGTTGGGGCAGGGTGGGGACAGGTTTCACCTGTAG
- a CDS encoding DMT family transporter yields the protein MAGLVTSMMFLIVCLSWGTTWLGIKIAVESVPPLTSAGLRFLIAFPLFLCFALVRREPILFPRESRWFFVFVTLSYFSVPYYLLNYGEMHVSSGLTALLFSCMPVFILIFSALFLRERIYFSQVVGIGIGFGSLYMIIKSQGLHLDHAEFFGVLAILTAAIMHALCYVITKQKGSAISVITYNTLPIGIAGLMLFVAGLWFETPTFENITLRSWSALFYLGLVASVGGFIVYFMLLKRLSPIILSFVFIIFPVFAVIIGAWYEGVEISRDLMLYSAILLAGFAITKLPVEKLLAKKN from the coding sequence TTGGCCGGCTTGGTCACCAGCATGATGTTTCTTATCGTGTGCCTGAGTTGGGGTACCACGTGGCTGGGGATCAAGATCGCCGTCGAAAGCGTGCCACCGCTGACATCGGCGGGCCTGCGTTTCTTGATCGCCTTCCCGCTATTCCTGTGTTTTGCCCTGGTGCGACGCGAGCCGATTCTGTTCCCGCGAGAAAGCCGCTGGTTTTTCGTCTTCGTGACCCTTTCCTACTTCAGCGTTCCTTATTACCTGCTCAACTACGGCGAGATGCATGTCTCGTCCGGCCTGACTGCGCTGCTGTTCAGCTGCATGCCGGTGTTCATCCTGATCTTTTCCGCGCTGTTCCTGCGTGAGCGCATCTACTTTTCCCAGGTGGTCGGCATCGGCATCGGTTTCGGCAGCCTTTACATGATCATCAAGAGCCAGGGCCTGCACCTGGACCACGCCGAGTTCTTCGGAGTACTGGCGATTCTGACCGCCGCGATCATGCATGCCTTGTGCTATGTCATCACCAAGCAAAAAGGCAGCGCCATCAGCGTGATCACCTACAACACCCTGCCCATCGGCATTGCCGGGTTGATGCTGTTCGTGGCCGGCCTGTGGTTTGAAACGCCGACCTTCGAAAACATCACCCTGCGGTCCTGGAGCGCGTTGTTCTACCTGGGGCTGGTGGCATCGGTGGGCGGCTTTATCGTGTACTTCATGCTCCTCAAGCGCTTGAGCCCGATCATTCTGTCGTTCGTATTCATCATCTTCCCGGTGTTCGCGGTGATCATCGGCGCCTGGTACGAAGGCGTGGAAATTTCCCGCGACTTGATGCTGTACTCGGCCATCCTGCTGGCCGGCTTTGCGATCACCAAGTTGCCGGTTGAAAAACTCCTGGCCAAGAAAAATTGA
- a CDS encoding PLP-dependent cysteine synthase family protein, translating to MLHNSILDVIGHTPIVRLAQFSEDLGIEVYAKLESLNPGGSHKARIALGMILDAERRGVLMRDSGQTIIEPSGGNTGIGLVMAGNVLGYKVVLVIPDNYSPEKQKLLRLYGAKVVLSDSRLGNNSHGEKCMELQLENPSYVMLNQQRNRANPQTHRDTTAPEILSAFGERRVDYFVSGIGTGGHITGIGETLKAAWPAMRVMGVEPEECDLLKDQHAPHHIQGLSIGLIPSILNVNVIDGMLKVSRQACIDMMKRIMRTDAISLGLSSAANMVAIAQLAPELPPETVVLTMVYDNADSYLPSFE from the coding sequence ATGTTGCATAACTCCATTCTCGACGTCATCGGCCATACGCCGATTGTGCGTCTGGCGCAGTTTTCCGAAGACCTCGGCATCGAGGTCTACGCCAAGCTGGAATCCCTCAACCCCGGAGGCAGCCACAAGGCGCGCATCGCTCTGGGCATGATCCTCGACGCCGAGCGCCGGGGCGTGTTGATGCGTGATTCCGGGCAAACCATCATCGAACCCAGCGGTGGCAACACCGGTATCGGCCTAGTGATGGCCGGTAACGTACTGGGCTACAAAGTGGTACTGGTGATCCCCGACAACTACAGCCCCGAAAAGCAGAAACTGCTGCGCCTGTACGGCGCCAAGGTGGTGCTGTCGGACAGCCGCCTGGGGAACAACTCCCACGGCGAAAAGTGCATGGAACTGCAGCTGGAAAACCCCAGCTACGTGATGCTCAACCAGCAACGCAACCGCGCCAACCCGCAAACCCACCGCGACACCACCGCACCGGAGATCCTCAGCGCCTTCGGTGAGCGGCGCGTGGACTACTTCGTCAGCGGCATCGGCACCGGCGGCCACATCACCGGGATAGGCGAAACCCTCAAGGCCGCCTGGCCGGCCATGCGCGTCATGGGCGTGGAGCCAGAGGAGTGCGACCTGCTGAAAGACCAGCACGCGCCGCACCATATCCAGGGCCTGTCGATTGGCTTGATCCCGAGCATTCTCAACGTGAACGTGATCGACGGCATGCTCAAGGTCTCGCGCCAGGCGTGCATCGACATGATGAAACGCATCATGCGTACCGACGCCATCAGCCTGGGCTTGTCCTCGGCCGCCAACATGGTCGCCATCGCCCAACTCGCCCCCGAACTGCCGCCCGAAACGGTGGTGTTGACCATGGTCTATGACAATGCTGACAGCTACCTGCCCAGTTTCGAATAA